In one window of Macadamia integrifolia cultivar HAES 741 chromosome 2, SCU_Mint_v3, whole genome shotgun sequence DNA:
- the LOC122067406 gene encoding protein ROOT HAIR DEFECTIVE 3-like: MGMGDDCCSTHLIDGDGEFNASGLDNFTKEVNLGACGLSYAVVSIMGPQSSGKSTLLNHLFRTNFREMDAFKGRSQTTKGIWLARCVEIEPCTIIMDLEGTDGRERGEDDTAFEKQSALFALAVSDIVLINMWCHDIGREQAANKPLLKTVFQVMMRLFSPRKTTLLFVIRDKTRTPLENLEPILREDIQKIWDSVPKPQAHKETQMSEFFNVEVVALPSYEEKEEQFKEQVASLRQQFFHSIAPGGLAGDRRGVVPASGFSFSAQQIWKVIKENKDLDLPAHKVMVATVRCEEIAHEKFSSLTANEEWCQLEEAVQSGSVLGFGKKLSVILDTCLSEYDAEAIYFEEGVRTAKRQQLEAKLLDIVQPAYLSMLGHIRSRTLDNFMEAFEKALNGGEGFALAASNCVQASMTSFDEGCADAAIEQANWGPLKFRDKLRRDIDAHVASVRAAKLAEITTLYESKLNVALSEPVESLLDAANGETWPAVRKLLNRETESAVSGLSSALAGFDIDEETVDKMLASIKDHARRVVEAKAREEAGRVLIRMKDRFSTLFSHDSDSMPRVWTGKEDIRAITKTARSASLKLLSVVAAIRLDEEADDIENTLSLALVNTSNDGVKDRSITSFDPLASSTWEKVPSSKTLITPVQCKSLWRQFKVETEYSVTQAIAAQEASKRNNNFLPPPWAIVAMIILGFNEFMTLLRNPLYIGLIFVAYLLFKALWVQLDISGEFRNGALPGLLSLSTKFLPTVMNLLRKLAEEGQNPASADVPRNPAVESRSSGNGAHVHSNITSSASSNVTSLENETEYSSSLQEDKVK, translated from the exons ATGG GGATGGGTGATGATTGTTGCTCAACCCACCTCATTGATGGAGATGGTGAATTTAATGCCTCTGGACTGGACAACTTCACGAAGGAGGTGAATCTTGGTGCTTGCGGACTCTCCTATGCTGTTGTGTCAATCATGGGTCCACAAAGCAGTG GGAAGAGCACACTTCTGAACCATCTTTTTCGTACCAACTTTAGAGAGATGGATGCTTTTAAGGGAAG GTCTCAAACGACTAAGGGTATTTGGTTGGCAAGATGTGTTGAGATTGAACCTTGCACCATCATCATGGATCTGGAGGGCActgatggaagagagagaggagag GATGATACTGCATTTGAGAAGCAAAGTGCTCTTTTTGCTCTTGCTGTTTCAGATATAGTACTCATAAATAT GTGGTGTCATGATATTGGCCGCGAGCAGGCTGCAAATAAGCCTCTTCTAAAGACTGTTTTTCag GTCATGATGCGATTGTTCAGTCCGCGTAAAACAACTTTGTTGTTTGTCATACGTGATAAAACAAGG ACACCGCTGGAGAACCTGGAACCTATTCTGAGGGAAGATATTCAAAAG ATATGGGACTCTGTTCCTAAACCACAAGCACACAAAGAAACCCAAATGAGTGAATTTTTCAAC GTTGAAGTTGTGGCACTTCCTAGTtatgaagaaaaggaagagcaaTTTAAAGAGCAG GTTGCTAGTTTAAGGCAGCAATTCTTCCATTCTATAGCCCCTGGCGGACTTGCTGGAGATCGACGGGGTGTAGTTCCCGCTTCAGGGTTTTCTTTCAGTGCACAACAGATTTGGAAAGTTATTAAGGAGAACAAGGACCTTGACCTTCCTGCTCACAAG GTTATGGTTGCAACTGTACGTTGTGAAGAAATCGCACATGAAAAGTTTTCTTCTTTAACTGCAAATGAG GAATGGTGTCAACTGGAAGAGGCTGTCCAGTCTGGATCAGTTCTGGGCTTTGGGAAGAAGCTGAGCGTAATCCTAGACACTTGTCTATCAGA GTATGATGCTGAGGCTATTTATTTCGAGGAAGGTGTCAGAACTGCAAAGCGGCAGCAGCTGGAGGCAAAGTTGTTGGAT ATAGTCCAACCTGCATACCTATCAATGCTGGGTCACATACGGTCCAGAACACTGGATAATTTTATGGAAGCATTTGAGAAGGCTCTGAATGGAGGGGAAGGCTTTGCTCTTGCTGCAAGCAATTGTGTTCAAGCTTCTATGACTTCATTTGATGAAGGATGTGCAG ATGCTGCTATTGAACAAGCAAACTGGGGTCCATTGAAATTTCGGGATAAGCTTCGGCGCGATATAGATGCACATGTTGCTTCAGTCCGTGCTGCTAAACTGGCTGAAATTACCACTTTATACGAG AGTAAACTGAATGTGGCACTATCGGAACCTGTGGAATCTCTTCTAGATGCGGCTAATGGTGAAACTTGGCCAGCAGTAAGAAAACTTCTCAATCGTGAGACTGAATCAGCTGTCTCTGGGCTCTCTAGTGCACTTGCTGGGTTTGACATTGATGAAGAAACTGTGGATAAAATGCTTGCAAGCATAAAGGACCATGCAAGAAGGGTGGTGGAAGCAAAGGCAAGAGAAGAAGCTGGGAGGGTCCTGATCCGTATGAAGGACAG GTTTTCAACATTGTTTAGTCATGATTCTGATTCAATGCCAAGGGTTTGGACTGGGAAGGAAGACATTCGAGCAATCACAAAAACTGCTCGTTCTGCG TCGTTGAAGTTGCTTTCTGTTGTGGCCGCGATCCGTTTGGATGAAGAAGCTGATGATATTGAGAATACTCTTTCGCTTGCTCTGGTGAATACTTCAAATGATGGTGTGAAAGACAGGAGCATCACTTCATTTGACCCACTGGCCTCAAGCACTTGGGAGAAG GTTCCATCATCAAAAACTTTGATTACACCTGTCCAGTGTAAATCTTTGTGGAGGCAATTCAAGGTAGAGACAGAATACAGTGTTACTCAGGCCATTGCTGCTCAG GAAGCCAGCAAGCGGAATAACAACTTCTTACCTCCTCCATGGGCAATTGTTGCAATGATTATCCTTGGCTTCAATGAATTTATGACCCTCCTAAG GAATCCTTTATATATTGGTCTAATTTTTGTTGCTTATCTACTGTTCAAAGCACTGTGGGTACAGTTAGACATATCGGGTGAATTCCGCAATGGTGCT CTTCCAGGGCTACTGTCATTATCTACCAAGTTTCTTCCTACTGTGATGAACCTTCTCAGAAAGCTAGCAGAGGAGGGCCAAAATCCTGCATCAGCCGATGTTCCGAGAAATCCTGCAGTAGAATCAAGGAGTTCAGGGAATGGTGCACATGTTCATAGCAACATCACATCAAGTGCATCGTCTAATGTAACATCTTTGGAGAATGAGACCGAGTACTCAAGTTCTTTACAAGAAGACAAGGTGAAATAA